The Streptomyces spororaveus genome includes a region encoding these proteins:
- a CDS encoding GNAT family N-acetyltransferase codes for MTIAPLSPSPLPASAPAPAPAAAPAAAPAPATRLAPARNPAAASGAPSEPGPRYAVRLARDEDEVRAAQRLRHQVFAGELGARLDGPEPGLDADAFDAYCDHLLVIDEEAEQVVGTYRLLPPERAAVAGRLYSEGEFDLSALAPIRPDLVEVGRSCVHPDHRNGAVIALIWAGLAHYMERTGHNWLAGCCSIPLADGGVLAAATRETALTRSLAPEEYRVTPHLPWSPEGITFPDRMELPPLLRGYLRLGAWVCGEPALDAGFGCADLYVLLSLRRTNPRYLKHFRSLVPGA; via the coding sequence ATGACGATCGCACCCCTGTCCCCGTCCCCCCTCCCCGCCTCGGCGCCGGCCCCCGCACCCGCCGCCGCGCCCGCCGCCGCGCCCGCGCCCGCCACCCGCCTCGCCCCCGCCAGGAACCCCGCCGCGGCGTCCGGCGCCCCTTCCGAACCGGGGCCGCGCTACGCCGTCCGCCTGGCCCGTGACGAGGACGAGGTGCGCGCCGCCCAGCGCCTGCGCCACCAGGTCTTCGCCGGCGAGCTCGGTGCCCGCCTGGACGGGCCCGAGCCCGGCCTCGACGCCGACGCCTTCGACGCGTACTGCGACCACCTCCTCGTCATCGACGAGGAGGCCGAGCAGGTCGTCGGCACCTACCGGCTGCTGCCCCCGGAGCGTGCCGCGGTCGCCGGCCGCCTCTACTCCGAGGGGGAGTTCGACCTCTCGGCCCTCGCCCCCATCCGCCCCGACCTGGTCGAGGTCGGCCGCTCCTGCGTCCACCCCGACCACCGCAACGGCGCCGTCATCGCCCTCATCTGGGCCGGCCTCGCCCACTACATGGAGCGCACCGGGCACAACTGGCTGGCCGGCTGCTGCTCGATCCCGCTCGCCGACGGCGGGGTCCTGGCCGCCGCCACCCGGGAGACCGCGCTCACCCGCAGCCTCGCCCCCGAGGAGTACCGGGTCACCCCCCACCTCCCCTGGAGCCCCGAGGGCATCACCTTCCCCGACCGCATGGAACTGCCCCCGCTGCTGCGCGGCTACCTCCGCCTCGGCGCCTGGGTCTGCGGCGAGCCCGCCCTCGACGCCGGGTTCGGCTGCGCCGACCTGTACGTACTGCTCTCGCTGCGCCGGACCAACCCGCGCTACCTCAAGCACTTCCGCTCGCTCGTCCCGGGCGCATGA
- a CDS encoding extracellular solute-binding protein: MKMRLLAACTALAAVTALTGCSQSADPAGGSRKVTLWLMKGSASEDFIGKFTAAFEKEHPGIDLNVRIQEWTGIGDKVNAVLDGTGKESADVIEVGNTQVAKYIETGGLEELTLEGLRTWGSKDWLKGLAEPATIDGALYGVPWYAANRVVIYHKDLFASAGIKTPPKNRQEWIQATQKLDKGDQQGIYLAGQNWYVLAGFVWDEGGELAVETGGRWVGALDDDKALAGMDFYKQLQALGDGPRGADEETPPQSQVFARGGVAQIIAPPGQAAEIEAANPALKGKLGFFPIPGKTSDKPGAVFTGGSDLIIPARTGQRKAAVDVITALVSEEWQTELARTMSYVPNKTTLAHVVEGNEGAANMAPGAAQGRATPTSALWAEVEAKNPIKPYMTAVLTGRDPRQAAKAASEQIGKILSSDR; the protein is encoded by the coding sequence TTGAAGATGCGCTTGCTCGCCGCGTGCACCGCCCTCGCGGCCGTCACCGCCCTCACGGGCTGCAGCCAGTCGGCCGACCCAGCCGGAGGGTCGCGGAAGGTCACGCTCTGGCTGATGAAGGGCAGTGCCTCGGAGGACTTCATCGGCAAGTTCACCGCGGCGTTCGAGAAGGAGCACCCCGGCATCGACCTGAACGTCAGGATCCAGGAATGGACGGGCATCGGCGACAAGGTCAACGCCGTCCTCGACGGCACGGGCAAGGAGAGCGCCGACGTCATCGAGGTCGGCAACACCCAGGTCGCCAAGTACATCGAGACCGGCGGCCTCGAAGAGCTCACCCTCGAAGGCCTGCGCACATGGGGCAGCAAGGACTGGCTCAAGGGCCTCGCCGAACCCGCGACCATCGACGGCGCCCTGTACGGAGTCCCCTGGTATGCCGCCAACCGGGTGGTCATCTACCACAAGGACCTCTTCGCGAGCGCCGGGATCAAAACCCCGCCCAAGAACCGCCAGGAGTGGATCCAGGCCACCCAGAAGCTCGACAAGGGCGACCAGCAGGGCATCTACCTCGCGGGCCAGAACTGGTACGTCCTCGCCGGCTTCGTCTGGGACGAGGGCGGCGAACTCGCCGTCGAGACCGGCGGCAGGTGGGTCGGCGCCCTCGACGACGACAAGGCCCTGGCCGGCATGGACTTCTACAAGCAGCTCCAGGCCCTCGGCGACGGCCCCAGGGGCGCCGACGAGGAGACGCCCCCGCAGTCGCAGGTCTTCGCCCGCGGCGGGGTCGCCCAGATCATCGCCCCGCCCGGCCAGGCCGCCGAGATCGAGGCGGCCAACCCCGCCCTGAAGGGCAAGCTCGGCTTCTTCCCGATCCCCGGCAAGACCTCCGACAAGCCGGGGGCCGTCTTCACCGGTGGCTCCGACCTGATCATCCCGGCGCGGACCGGACAGCGGAAGGCCGCCGTGGACGTGATCACGGCCCTCGTCAGCGAGGAGTGGCAGACCGAACTCGCCCGCACGATGAGCTACGTACCCAACAAGACCACCCTCGCGCACGTCGTCGAGGGCAACGAGGGTGCGGCCAACATGGCCCCCGGCGCCGCCCAGGGCCGGGCCACCCCCACCTCCGCCCTCTGGGCCGAGGTCGAGGCGAAGAACCCGATCAAGCCCTACATGACGGCCGTGCTCACGGGCCGGGACCCCAGACAGGCCGCCAAGGCCGCCTCCGAGCAGATCGGCAAGATCCTCAGCTCCGACCGCTGA
- a CDS encoding dodecin has product MSNHTYRVTEIVGTSQEGIDQAIRNGIARAGQTVRNLDWFEVVQVRGHIENGEIAHYQVGLKVGFRLDGED; this is encoded by the coding sequence ATGTCCAATCACACGTACCGGGTGACCGAGATCGTCGGCACCTCCCAGGAGGGCATCGATCAGGCCATCCGCAACGGGATCGCCCGCGCGGGCCAGACCGTGCGGAACCTGGACTGGTTCGAGGTCGTTCAGGTACGCGGTCACATCGAGAACGGGGAGATCGCCCACTACCAGGTGGGGCTCAAGGTCGGCTTCCGCCTCGACGGCGAGGACTGA
- a CDS encoding phosphatase domain-containing protein, with translation MSEHTTRPLAVFDLDNTLADTGHRQHFLERRPRDWTGFFAAAPADPPLGRGVALAVESAADCEVVYLTGRPERCRADTLDWLARHGLPDGRLFMRGNQDRRPARTTKVEVLRRISRGREVRMLVDDDELVCQSARAAGFRVVLADWAADAPELESAQEVDGRT, from the coding sequence ATGAGTGAGCACACCACCCGGCCGCTGGCCGTCTTCGACCTCGACAACACCCTGGCGGACACCGGCCATCGCCAGCACTTCCTGGAGCGCCGGCCCCGGGACTGGACCGGCTTCTTCGCCGCGGCCCCGGCCGATCCGCCGCTCGGGCGCGGGGTGGCGCTGGCCGTCGAGAGCGCGGCCGACTGCGAGGTGGTGTACCTGACCGGGCGCCCCGAAAGGTGCCGCGCGGACACGCTCGACTGGCTCGCCCGGCACGGTCTGCCCGACGGACGGCTGTTCATGCGCGGAAACCAGGACCGGCGGCCGGCCCGCACGACCAAGGTGGAGGTGCTGCGGCGGATCTCCCGGGGCCGGGAGGTGCGGATGCTCGTCGACGACGACGAGCTCGTCTGCCAGTCCGCGCGGGCCGCCGGCTTCCGGGTGGTGCTCGCCGACTGGGCGGCGGACGCGCCGGAGCTGGAGTCCGCCCAGGAGGTGGACGGCCGGACCTGA
- a CDS encoding LLM class flavin-dependent oxidoreductase, with protein MIRKLSILDRSRTRQGHPAPQALRDTVALARTAEELGYHRFWVSEHHSVPGVAGAAPTVLAAAVAGATHRIRVGTGGVMLPNHQPMVVAEQFGVLESLFPGRIDMGLGRSVGFTNGIRRALGRDTGDADRFEEQLAELLGWLDGTQRAHPEVHAHPAEGLRVPAYVLATGEGAGIAARAGLPLVVGDLRARGRVGEIVDVYRKEFRPSALGAEPYVVVSGTVAVAATTEEARRILVPEAWALAYSRTRGSFPPLRPAEEVEALEMTPKERELYASALAGHIHGTEERVAAELSDVAERTGADELLVTTSTYDRRALLDSYARLARIAGL; from the coding sequence GTGATCCGAAAACTCTCGATACTCGACCGGTCGCGCACCCGTCAGGGCCACCCGGCCCCGCAGGCCCTGCGCGACACCGTGGCGCTGGCCCGGACGGCCGAGGAGCTCGGCTACCACCGCTTCTGGGTCTCGGAGCACCACAGCGTGCCCGGTGTCGCCGGCGCGGCACCGACGGTCCTGGCCGCCGCCGTCGCCGGAGCGACGCACCGGATCCGGGTCGGCACGGGCGGGGTCATGCTGCCCAACCACCAGCCGATGGTGGTGGCGGAGCAGTTCGGGGTCCTGGAGTCGCTGTTCCCCGGCCGGATCGACATGGGCCTCGGCCGTTCGGTCGGCTTCACCAACGGCATCCGGCGGGCGCTGGGCCGCGACACCGGGGACGCCGACCGCTTCGAGGAACAGCTGGCCGAACTGCTCGGCTGGCTCGACGGCACCCAGCGGGCCCACCCCGAGGTCCACGCCCACCCCGCCGAAGGACTGCGCGTCCCGGCCTACGTCCTGGCCACCGGCGAGGGCGCCGGGATCGCCGCGCGGGCCGGGCTGCCGCTGGTGGTGGGCGACCTGCGGGCCCGCGGCCGGGTGGGCGAGATCGTCGACGTGTACCGCAAGGAGTTCCGGCCCTCCGCCCTGGGCGCGGAGCCGTACGTCGTGGTCTCCGGGACGGTGGCGGTCGCCGCGACCACGGAGGAGGCCCGCCGCATCCTGGTCCCGGAGGCCTGGGCCCTCGCGTACTCCCGTACCCGGGGCAGCTTCCCGCCGCTCCGGCCGGCCGAGGAGGTGGAGGCGCTGGAGATGACCCCGAAGGAGCGCGAGCTCTACGCCAGCGCGCTGGCCGGTCACATCCACGGCACGGAGGAGCGGGTGGCGGCGGAGCTGTCGGACGTCGCGGAACGGACCGGCGCGGACGAACTGCTGGTCACCACCTCCACGTACGACCGCAGGGCGCTGCTGGACTCCTACGCGCGGCTGGCCCGGATCGCGGGCCTCTGA